A window of Spirochaetota bacterium contains these coding sequences:
- a CDS encoding amino acid permease → MTGGKPVSPGGRPNTLFSEDTELKRELGLTETVSIVIGRIIGSGIFRTPGIIMACTLSTGLFGLVWLVGGIITIFGAMSYAELVAMIPKSGGPYVFLREAYNPIWAFLRGWAMFFVAETGSIAAVALVFAEHTGALIRISTGEGLSGTGILAVACATIWVLTLVNCFGVFLSGVVQDVFSFVKVLALGAVIGTCFTAPGDFAHFSAPLWPEQFTWGTLLAFGTAMRYSFFAYSGWEGATYVAEEVKNPRRNLPISLFVGISGVFILYIGANSAYLYQLPVEQFKESSWIAVDAIQMAAGALGGALISGAVMLNTFGNVGTQILCKARTWQAMASDGLFFKKLSEIHPRYKTPNYSLIFQGAWATVLLAFAAAEKNSYEAIIDFFTVTGTVFNIMTFASVFILRKKYPDAPRPYKAWLYPYSVVAVIVFHLAYLAITLITAFVPSMLGLLLTSSGLLYYYREKIFRRAAKTGAGNG, encoded by the coding sequence ATGACAGGCGGTAAACCTGTTTCGCCGGGCGGCCGGCCGAACACGCTCTTCTCGGAGGATACGGAGCTCAAGCGCGAGCTTGGCCTCACGGAAACCGTATCCATCGTCATAGGAAGAATAATCGGCTCAGGAATATTCCGTACCCCCGGCATCATCATGGCCTGCACGCTCTCCACGGGGCTTTTCGGCCTCGTGTGGCTGGTTGGAGGGATCATCACCATTTTCGGAGCCATGAGTTACGCAGAGCTTGTGGCGATGATACCCAAATCGGGCGGACCGTATGTCTTTTTACGCGAGGCGTACAACCCCATCTGGGCATTTTTGCGCGGGTGGGCCATGTTTTTCGTCGCCGAAACCGGCTCCATCGCCGCGGTAGCCCTCGTCTTCGCGGAGCATACCGGCGCCCTGATCAGAATAAGCACGGGAGAGGGGCTCTCGGGGACTGGTATCCTGGCAGTGGCATGCGCGACGATCTGGGTGCTCACCCTGGTGAACTGCTTCGGCGTGTTTTTAAGCGGCGTGGTCCAGGACGTGTTCAGTTTCGTGAAGGTCCTCGCGCTGGGTGCCGTGATCGGGACCTGCTTCACCGCGCCCGGCGATTTTGCCCACTTTAGCGCTCCCCTGTGGCCCGAACAATTCACCTGGGGAACGCTCCTCGCGTTCGGGACGGCGATGCGCTATTCCTTTTTCGCCTACAGCGGATGGGAAGGCGCTACCTACGTCGCGGAAGAGGTAAAGAATCCCCGGCGCAACCTGCCGATTTCGCTTTTCGTGGGAATATCCGGTGTGTTCATTCTTTATATAGGCGCGAATTCCGCGTACCTGTACCAGCTTCCCGTCGAACAATTCAAGGAATCGAGCTGGATCGCCGTGGACGCGATTCAAATGGCCGCGGGCGCCCTTGGCGGGGCGCTCATATCCGGGGCGGTGATGCTGAACACGTTTGGAAACGTAGGTACGCAGATCCTGTGCAAGGCGCGCACCTGGCAGGCGATGGCCTCCGACGGCCTCTTCTTTAAAAAGCTCTCGGAGATCCATCCTCGCTACAAGACGCCCAACTATTCACTTATCTTCCAGGGGGCCTGGGCGACGGTGCTTCTCGCGTTCGCCGCCGCCGAGAAAAACTCCTACGAGGCGATCATCGATTTTTTCACCGTTACGGGAACCGTCTTCAACATCATGACCTTCGCCTCGGTATTCATACTAAGAAAAAAATATCCGGACGCGCCGCGCCCCTACAAGGCATGGCTGTATCCGTACAGCGTCGTCGCCGTGATAGTGTTTCACCTGGCGTACCTGGCGATCACCCTCATCACGGCGTTTGTTCCATCGATGCTCGGGCTCCTGCTCACGTCGTCGGGACTCCTGTATTATTACCGGGAAAAGATTTTCCGGCGTGCGGCAAAAACCGGTGCGGGGAACGGCTGA
- a CDS encoding phosphotransferase family protein, translating to MARIDEPTAAYTGEEFDIERVRGLLREAVPGLEEPMTVTRFASGYSNLTFLLKSGGREMVLRRPPRGKKPKSGHDMAREFRVLKVLKPHFRYCPEPVLFCDDLSVMDSPFYVMERIRGTILRRNLPEDLMLTPANARALSANLIKVLCELHALDYREIGFEDFGKPQGYVKRQVDGWCARYRDARTPDAPDFETVMRWLQEKMPPDSPRPSLIHNDYKFDNVVLDEHDPLNIIGVLDWEMATIGDPLMDLGNSLAYWVEPGDSEELQFARMMATNVEGMLSRREQAELYAGTMGVDAGNIDYYYCFGIFRLAVIAQQIYYRFYHGQSKDERFRMLIFSVKIGENTALRIIGESGL from the coding sequence ATGGCCAGGATCGATGAACCCACCGCGGCGTATACGGGTGAAGAATTCGATATTGAAAGGGTGAGGGGCCTCCTCCGGGAGGCGGTGCCCGGTTTGGAAGAACCCATGACCGTCACCCGATTCGCCTCAGGCTATTCCAATCTCACCTTCCTGTTGAAATCGGGAGGGCGGGAAATGGTTCTTCGAAGACCGCCGCGGGGGAAGAAGCCCAAGTCGGGTCACGACATGGCACGCGAGTTCAGGGTGCTCAAGGTGCTCAAACCGCATTTCCGCTACTGTCCTGAACCGGTGCTCTTTTGCGACGACCTGTCGGTTATGGACTCACCGTTTTACGTGATGGAGCGCATCAGGGGAACCATCCTCAGGAGAAACCTTCCCGAGGACCTTATGCTCACGCCCGCAAACGCCCGGGCGCTCTCGGCGAACCTGATCAAGGTGCTCTGTGAGCTTCATGCGCTCGATTACCGTGAGATCGGTTTCGAGGATTTCGGCAAACCCCAGGGATACGTGAAGCGGCAGGTCGACGGATGGTGCGCCCGCTACCGTGACGCGCGCACGCCCGACGCGCCTGATTTCGAGACGGTGATGCGCTGGCTCCAGGAAAAGATGCCCCCGGATTCGCCGCGGCCGTCGCTGATACACAACGACTACAAGTTCGATAACGTGGTGCTGGACGAACACGACCCGCTTAACATAATTGGGGTTCTCGACTGGGAGATGGCGACTATAGGCGACCCGCTCATGGACCTGGGGAATTCGCTGGCGTACTGGGTCGAGCCGGGTGATTCCGAGGAGCTCCAGTTCGCGCGGATGATGGCCACGAACGTGGAGGGGATGCTCTCGCGCCGCGAGCAGGCCGAGCTGTACGCCGGCACGATGGGCGTGGACGCGGGGAACATCGATTACTACTACTGCTTCGGAATATTCCGACTCGCGGTCATCGCGCAGCAGATCTATTACCGGTTTTACCATGGGCAGTCGAAGGACGAACGATTCAGGATGCTCATCTTCAGTGTGAAGATCGGGGAAAACACGGCGCTCAGGATAATCGGTGAATCGGGGCTCTAG
- a CDS encoding 3-hydroxyacyl-CoA dehydrogenase, with the protein MKIEDVKKVLIIGAGTMGQQISVPCALGGYEVVIYDIKEEMLQTARRRIQNIFKGSVDWKKITQAESDAAFARISYTTDATHAAANADLVSESVPEDPALKGKVFAQFNALCPERTVFTTNTSTLLPSYIAAQTGRPERFLAYHFHDTRMTNVVDIMPHPGTSPETIELVKAFAERTGQLPIMLTKENHGYVFNAMLSALFFSAQSLAANEVASVEDIDRAWMGVTHMMIGPFGIMDSVGLDTVWHITNFWAQKNKDPQALRNADLVKKYVDQGRLGQKRKQGFYEYPNPAFSRPGFLKGEN; encoded by the coding sequence ATGAAAATTGAAGACGTTAAGAAGGTGCTTATAATTGGCGCAGGGACAATGGGACAGCAGATAAGCGTTCCGTGCGCCCTTGGCGGATACGAGGTCGTCATATACGACATCAAGGAGGAGATGCTCCAGACCGCCCGGAGGAGGATCCAGAACATTTTCAAGGGCAGCGTCGACTGGAAAAAGATTACCCAGGCCGAGAGCGACGCCGCGTTCGCGCGGATATCCTATACGACCGACGCCACGCACGCGGCGGCGAACGCCGACCTCGTAAGCGAATCAGTGCCCGAGGACCCCGCGCTCAAGGGAAAGGTGTTCGCGCAATTCAATGCACTCTGCCCCGAACGAACGGTTTTCACCACGAACACGTCCACTCTGCTCCCCTCGTACATTGCGGCACAGACGGGACGACCCGAAAGGTTTCTCGCCTACCATTTTCACGACACGAGGATGACGAACGTCGTCGATATCATGCCGCACCCCGGAACCTCACCCGAGACAATCGAGCTCGTGAAGGCCTTTGCGGAACGCACCGGCCAGCTCCCGATCATGCTCACGAAAGAAAACCACGGGTACGTGTTCAACGCGATGCTCTCGGCGCTCTTCTTCTCCGCGCAAAGCCTTGCGGCCAACGAGGTGGCTTCGGTGGAAGATATCGACAGGGCCTGGATGGGTGTGACGCATATGATGATAGGGCCCTTCGGGATCATGGACAGCGTAGGCCTCGATACCGTATGGCACATAACTAATTTCTGGGCGCAGAAAAATAAGGACCCCCAGGCGCTGCGCAACGCCGATCTCGTTAAAAAATATGTCGACCAGGGACGGCTGGGACAGAAACGCAAGCAGGGCTTCTACGAATATCCCAACCCTGCGTTCAGCAGGCCCGGGTTTCTCAAGGGAGAGAATTAA
- a CDS encoding phosphatidylinositol kinase translates to MKITVSILILLLAASGLLPAFADCEKGDCTNGEGTYVWVDGARYAGAWKDDAPNGKGVMTWSNGDKYDGDWAKGKRHGDGVYSKSDGLTYQGQWENGYPHGNGTVTLPNGDKFRGQWKNGASEGMGTYTTREGLVMPAVWNGNFLGR, encoded by the coding sequence ATGAAAATCACGGTTTCGATATTAATCCTCCTACTTGCAGCCAGCGGCCTTCTCCCCGCGTTCGCGGATTGCGAAAAGGGCGATTGCACCAACGGAGAAGGCACGTATGTATGGGTGGATGGGGCCAGATACGCCGGCGCATGGAAAGATGACGCCCCGAACGGCAAGGGGGTCATGACCTGGTCGAACGGCGACAAATATGACGGCGACTGGGCCAAGGGCAAGCGGCACGGCGATGGCGTATATTCGAAGTCGGACGGTTTGACTTACCAGGGGCAATGGGAAAACGGATACCCGCACGGGAACGGGACGGTGACGCTTCCCAACGGTGACAAGTTTCGCGGGCAGTGGAAAAACGGCGCCAGCGAAGGCATGGGCACCTACACCACGCGTGAAGGGCTCGTCATGCCCGCGGTCTGGAACGGCAACTTCCTGGGTCGCTAG
- a CDS encoding acyl-CoA dehydrogenase, giving the protein MDFGISDKMQTILTMINEFVDRELIPLEHQFVNAEFRDMVGLLAEKRKMVKQMELWGPNIPADLGGMGLPLVEHGLVSEALGRSPLGHYVFGCQAPDAGNIEILHQHGTKEQKEKYLKPLAAGDIRSCFSMTEVNMPGSNPVMMETTAVKEGGDYIINGQKWYTSSADGSKFAIVMAVTNPEAPLYQQASMIIVPTDTPGFNLVRNIPVMGHSGSDYASHGEILYQSCRVPQANLLGKEGMGFIIAQDRLGPGRIHHCMRWIGICNRSFDLMCRRASERKITPDGKTLATRQIIQSWISESAAEIHAARLMTLHAAWKIDNLGAKEARDEIALIKFVVANTMQRVVDRALQVHGGLGMTDDTIIAYFFRHERAARIYDGADEVHKSSFARRYLNKYQK; this is encoded by the coding sequence ATGGACTTTGGAATATCCGATAAAATGCAGACCATCCTCACAATGATCAACGAGTTCGTCGACCGAGAGCTCATCCCGCTCGAACACCAGTTCGTCAACGCGGAGTTCCGCGACATGGTGGGGTTGCTCGCCGAGAAGCGTAAGATGGTCAAGCAGATGGAGCTCTGGGGACCCAATATACCGGCGGACCTGGGCGGCATGGGACTTCCGCTCGTGGAGCACGGACTCGTGTCCGAGGCGCTGGGCCGCTCTCCCCTGGGCCATTACGTATTCGGATGTCAGGCGCCCGATGCCGGGAACATAGAAATCCTGCATCAGCACGGCACAAAAGAGCAAAAGGAGAAATACCTCAAGCCTCTCGCGGCGGGGGACATCCGCAGTTGCTTTTCGATGACCGAGGTCAACATGCCCGGCTCAAACCCGGTGATGATGGAGACGACCGCGGTGAAGGAAGGGGGCGATTACATTATAAACGGGCAGAAATGGTACACATCGAGCGCGGACGGGTCGAAATTCGCCATCGTTATGGCGGTGACCAATCCGGAGGCGCCCCTGTACCAGCAGGCGAGCATGATCATCGTTCCCACCGATACGCCCGGGTTCAACCTGGTGCGCAACATTCCGGTCATGGGCCATTCGGGGAGCGATTACGCGAGTCATGGGGAAATACTCTACCAGTCCTGCAGGGTGCCGCAGGCGAACCTCCTGGGCAAGGAGGGCATGGGCTTTATCATCGCCCAGGACCGCCTGGGACCGGGACGCATCCATCACTGCATGCGCTGGATCGGAATCTGCAACCGGTCGTTCGACCTCATGTGCCGGCGCGCGAGCGAACGAAAGATCACGCCCGACGGCAAGACCCTGGCCACGCGGCAGATAATACAGTCCTGGATCTCGGAATCGGCGGCGGAGATCCATGCGGCGCGCCTCATGACGCTGCACGCCGCATGGAAGATCGACAACCTGGGGGCGAAGGAGGCGCGGGACGAGATCGCGCTCATCAAGTTCGTAGTCGCGAACACCATGCAGCGCGTGGTGGACAGGGCGCTACAGGTGCATGGGGGCCTGGGCATGACCGACGACACGATCATCGCGTACTTTTTCAGGCATGAGCGCGCGGCGCGCATATACGACGGTGCGGACGAGGTTCACAAGTCATCATTCGCCCGCCGCTACCTGAACAAGTACCAGAAATAA
- a CDS encoding response regulator, whose protein sequence is MGNRAHNFADTHILVAECERIIALDLRGMLNRMGYATIEHAYSSEEALIKIRNQKPDVLIMDELIDGHSHGGELGKSIARNFKIPVMLLTASLDESRHHARMRNVRLVHKPFGEKEILASLKSILKNK, encoded by the coding sequence ATGGGAAACAGGGCTCATAATTTCGCCGATACGCACATACTCGTCGCCGAATGCGAAAGGATAATCGCGCTCGACCTGAGGGGAATGCTCAACCGCATGGGATACGCCACGATAGAGCACGCCTATTCAAGCGAAGAGGCGCTGATAAAGATCAGGAACCAGAAACCCGATGTACTTATAATGGATGAGCTTATAGACGGGCACTCCCACGGAGGCGAGCTGGGCAAATCCATCGCGCGCAATTTTAAAATTCCCGTCATGCTGCTCACGGCTTCCCTGGATGAAAGCCGGCATCACGCGCGGATGCGCAATGTGCGCCTGGTCCACAAACCGTTTGGGGAAAAAGAGATTCTCGCTTCGCTCAAATCAATTTTGAAGAACAAATGA
- a CDS encoding HEAT repeat domain-containing protein: MGIFGPNFKKLVEKNDTQGLINLLSSKNPDTRISAMLTLAKTSDTAALDAMKKLLHDQDPRVRTVATLKFGEVNIQEMVENLEQILRDGSPGDKIEALHLIGSRGVSDQRLSAVLAASIEDKNLSVRLAAIKTLGMLKDVHVVEKLITCLEREHIHIRVEAIHALGEIRDARAVNPLIGAYMDKYPEVRAAARAALERIGTAEALKALNDSQFTMLVRKMEGNEHDRMETAARIGHLGLKEALPLLVRASADKYKEVRIAAVKSIGTLKEQDGIDALVKLLDDKFYDVRLEVVKALEHIPSPRSLEGLEAAARDRNESVKVEAERAVQAMKTRLGM; encoded by the coding sequence ATGGGAATTTTTGGACCTAATTTCAAAAAGCTTGTGGAAAAAAACGATACGCAGGGGCTCATAAACCTGCTCTCCTCGAAAAACCCGGACACGCGCATAAGCGCCATGCTCACGCTGGCCAAGACAAGCGACACTGCGGCCCTCGATGCGATGAAAAAGCTCCTCCATGACCAGGATCCGCGCGTGCGAACGGTCGCCACGCTGAAATTCGGCGAGGTGAATATCCAGGAAATGGTCGAGAACCTGGAGCAGATACTCAGGGACGGCTCCCCGGGCGACAAGATCGAGGCGCTGCACCTTATCGGCTCCCGGGGGGTGAGCGACCAGAGGCTCTCTGCGGTGCTCGCGGCTTCAATCGAGGACAAGAACCTGTCCGTGCGGCTGGCGGCGATAAAGACGCTGGGAATGCTCAAGGATGTTCATGTCGTGGAAAAGCTCATAACCTGCCTGGAACGCGAGCATATTCATATTCGCGTGGAGGCCATACATGCGCTGGGCGAGATCAGGGACGCGCGGGCGGTGAACCCGCTCATCGGGGCGTATATGGATAAATATCCCGAGGTGCGGGCCGCGGCGCGCGCAGCCCTCGAGCGTATCGGCACCGCGGAAGCGCTCAAGGCGCTCAACGATTCGCAATTCACCATGCTCGTCAGGAAAATGGAGGGCAATGAGCACGACCGCATGGAGACGGCCGCGCGCATCGGCCACCTGGGCCTTAAGGAGGCGCTCCCCCTCCTCGTCAGGGCCAGTGCGGACAAGTACAAGGAGGTGCGCATCGCAGCCGTAAAATCTATCGGAACCCTCAAGGAACAGGACGGGATAGATGCGCTGGTAAAGCTCCTGGATGACAAATTTTACGATGTACGCCTCGAGGTGGTGAAGGCGCTCGAACATATACCTTCACCCAGGTCGCTGGAAGGGCTCGAGGCCGCGGCGCGCGACAGGAACGAGTCGGTGAAGGTCGAGGCGGAGCGGGCCGTACAGGCTATGAAGACGCGGCTGGGGATGTGA
- a CDS encoding M20/M25/M40 family metallo-hydrolase: MAVSVQRRRRDSVSPGVPGDHPHHGVCSIDARAPAHVVGTPVLLPGKDFPACGKNRCGERLMENRTPPTMKERARSMDRFLSDSLPGYLRVLSDMIAINSHTMNAAGVNRLCDYTRAVFEKRGFTGRKISSVYKGCGNHLLLSRAGTSPEKIGCVSHLDTVFTAEEEVRNGFVFRIAGDRIYGPGANDIKGGTAVMLMMIDALRRFAPDAFERFSWELLFDATEETESDDFGAIAREALGTTGRACLVFESGEHAENEFILTAARKGRAVMRVTTSGKSAHAGSDHARGASAILQMADLLPKLEALTDYAAGLTCTVGTVEGGTALNRVPDSCDAGMEIRAFDPAVLSGAVEKALSYNGYSTVGSADGSFRCVARVELLRTNPSWPMNPGTGSLVAAWSRAAAVMGKGILAAPRGGISDGNLLWDTLPVIDGLGPAGDNCHCAESTADGLKEQEYALMSSFVPKAVLSALALCELARKDDGTDGGMHDAG; encoded by the coding sequence ATGGCTGTATCCGTACAGCGTCGTCGCCGTGATAGTGTTTCACCTGGCGTACCTGGCGATCACCCTCATCACGGCGTTTGTTCCATCGATGCTCGGGCTCCTGCTCACGTCGTCGGGACTCCTGTATTATTACCGGGAAAAGATTTTCCGGCGTGCGGCAAAAACCGGTGCGGGGAACGGCTGATGGAGAATCGGACCCCCCCAACAATGAAAGAACGCGCGCGATCGATGGATCGATTTCTCTCCGATTCGCTCCCGGGCTACCTGCGGGTGCTTTCCGACATGATCGCGATTAATTCGCATACCATGAACGCGGCGGGCGTGAACAGGCTTTGCGATTATACCCGCGCCGTGTTCGAGAAGCGCGGCTTCACGGGAAGGAAAATTAGCTCGGTATATAAAGGATGCGGCAACCACCTGCTCCTTTCCAGGGCCGGTACTTCGCCGGAGAAGATAGGCTGCGTTTCCCACCTCGATACCGTGTTCACCGCAGAGGAGGAAGTGCGCAACGGCTTCGTCTTCAGAATAGCCGGGGACCGCATATACGGTCCGGGCGCCAATGACATCAAGGGCGGCACTGCGGTGATGCTCATGATGATCGACGCCTTGAGGCGTTTCGCACCCGATGCATTCGAACGTTTTTCATGGGAGCTTCTCTTCGATGCGACGGAGGAAACGGAATCCGACGACTTCGGGGCGATCGCGAGGGAGGCGCTGGGAACGACCGGCAGGGCATGCCTCGTCTTCGAGAGCGGGGAGCACGCGGAAAACGAATTCATTTTGACCGCCGCGCGCAAGGGAAGGGCCGTCATGCGGGTAACCACTTCAGGGAAAAGTGCCCACGCGGGAAGCGATCATGCGCGCGGTGCGAGCGCGATCCTCCAGATGGCCGACCTGCTTCCGAAACTGGAAGCGCTTACCGACTATGCCGCGGGGCTTACCTGCACCGTAGGGACGGTAGAGGGGGGGACTGCGCTCAACAGGGTTCCCGACAGCTGCGATGCCGGGATGGAGATCCGCGCGTTCGACCCGGCGGTTCTTTCCGGGGCGGTCGAAAAAGCACTTTCATATAATGGGTATTCGACCGTGGGGAGCGCGGACGGATCGTTCCGCTGCGTCGCGCGCGTCGAGCTGCTCCGGACGAACCCCTCGTGGCCCATGAATCCCGGCACCGGTTCACTCGTTGCGGCATGGTCCAGGGCGGCAGCAGTAATGGGGAAGGGAATTCTCGCCGCGCCCCGGGGTGGGATCAGCGATGGAAATTTATTGTGGGATACTCTCCCGGTTATCGACGGCCTGGGACCGGCAGGTGATAATTGCCATTGCGCGGAATCGACCGCCGACGGCTTAAAGGAACAGGAATACGCGCTCATGTCCTCGTTCGTGCCGAAGGCGGTCTTGAGCGCGCTCGCCTTATGCGAGCTTGCGCGGAAGGATGACGGTACGGACGGGGGGATGCATGATGCGGGTTGA
- a CDS encoding EamA family transporter: MLVCAAVLWSTGGIFIKMIDLHPMSIAGWRSLIAAITLLLLVGKPKITWSLPQMGGGIAYVGTVILFVISNKLTTAANAIILQYTAPIYVALLGIIILKEKVGLRGWLTMALALCGVAMFFGDKIDAGGQLGNILSVVSGLSLAFLIIALRYQKSGSPAETILVGNVITALVCLPFMGAQIPNARMAIPLVLLGTLQLGLAYYLYANAIKYVPALEAIIIPIIEPILNPLWVFIFMGERPGAWSLAGGGVVLVSVTAYCILTRVNGSPALRDDTAPTG; this comes from the coding sequence ATGCTGGTGTGTGCGGCGGTTCTCTGGAGTACCGGCGGCATTTTCATCAAGATGATCGATCTGCATCCCATGTCCATCGCGGGATGGCGCAGCCTCATTGCCGCGATTACCCTTCTCCTGCTGGTGGGAAAACCGAAGATCACCTGGTCGTTGCCGCAAATGGGGGGCGGGATCGCCTACGTGGGGACGGTCATCCTGTTCGTCATCTCGAACAAGCTAACAACCGCGGCCAACGCGATCATACTTCAGTACACCGCCCCGATCTACGTAGCCCTCTTGGGCATAATAATACTAAAAGAAAAAGTCGGCCTGCGGGGATGGCTCACCATGGCGCTCGCCCTGTGCGGCGTGGCGATGTTTTTCGGCGACAAGATCGACGCGGGGGGACAGCTGGGCAATATCCTGTCGGTGGTGAGCGGCCTTTCGCTGGCATTCCTCATAATCGCGCTCAGGTACCAGAAAAGCGGTTCGCCGGCTGAAACCATACTGGTGGGCAATGTGATCACCGCGCTGGTATGCCTGCCGTTCATGGGCGCGCAGATTCCGAATGCCCGCATGGCGATTCCCCTCGTGCTCCTGGGAACGCTGCAGCTGGGCCTGGCCTATTACCTGTACGCGAACGCTATAAAATACGTACCCGCGCTTGAAGCGATAATAATTCCGATCATCGAGCCCATACTCAATCCGCTCTGGGTTTTCATTTTCATGGGGGAGCGTCCCGGCGCATGGTCCCTCGCGGGCGGGGGGGTGGTGCTGGTTTCCGTTACCGCCTACTGCATCCTGACGCGGGTCAACGGCTCGCCGGCGCTCCGGGACGACACCGCCCCGACGGGCTAG
- a CDS encoding patatin-like phospholipase family protein, translating into MYENIEIRAGSRAIELVRDGGFKADTVKIVAGASGGPKWLVLAGFDKILPSMFARRKKPLHLVGSSIGAWRLAALASKNPEKAMRTFEDMYVNQRYARRPTAVEVTAESQKIMEAYLGGQEGSILSNPVMRLSVITVRAKGIGASDLRLPLSLCLAGAALGNLAHRSLLSYFYERSIFSDPREAAPFAPMNDFPPVHIPLTALNIREAIMASGSIPLVMSGIHGIKGAPGGTYRDGGIIDYHLDMPFAAGPEDLVFYPHFYPYIIPGWFDKSLPRRKPSGANMSNVLLVSPSKSFVDSLPGKKIPDRDDFMLFRGRDDERVACWKKVASASRRVADEFMEAGGNGKIRDLVKPIDCR; encoded by the coding sequence ATGTACGAAAACATCGAGATAAGGGCCGGGTCGCGCGCTATCGAACTCGTCCGCGACGGCGGCTTCAAGGCTGATACTGTAAAAATCGTCGCCGGCGCGTCGGGAGGGCCCAAGTGGCTCGTGCTCGCGGGATTCGACAAGATACTCCCGTCGATGTTCGCGCGGAGAAAGAAGCCGCTCCATCTCGTCGGCTCGTCGATTGGGGCGTGGCGCCTGGCGGCCCTTGCCTCGAAAAACCCCGAAAAGGCGATGCGCACGTTCGAAGACATGTACGTGAATCAGCGCTACGCGCGGCGCCCCACGGCCGTGGAGGTGACTGCGGAATCGCAGAAAATCATGGAAGCCTACCTTGGCGGGCAGGAGGGAAGCATCCTGAGCAATCCCGTTATGCGGCTCTCGGTGATCACGGTCAGGGCGAAAGGAATTGGGGCGAGCGATCTCCGGCTTCCCCTTTCGCTTTGTCTCGCGGGCGCGGCGCTTGGGAACCTTGCGCATCGTTCGCTGCTGAGTTATTTTTACGAGCGCTCGATATTCTCCGACCCGCGGGAGGCGGCGCCGTTCGCGCCCATGAACGATTTCCCGCCCGTTCACATACCCCTCACCGCGCTGAATATACGCGAGGCGATCATGGCCTCCGGCTCCATACCACTCGTGATGAGCGGCATACACGGCATCAAGGGTGCGCCCGGGGGGACCTACAGGGACGGTGGCATTATCGACTACCATCTCGACATGCCCTTCGCCGCGGGGCCGGAGGACCTGGTATTCTATCCTCACTTCTACCCGTACATCATTCCCGGGTGGTTCGACAAGTCGCTACCCCGGAGGAAACCCTCCGGAGCGAACATGTCAAACGTTCTGCTCGTGTCCCCCTCGAAAAGTTTCGTAGACTCCCTCCCCGGTAAAAAGATTCCCGATCGTGACGATTTTATGCTCTTCCGGGGACGGGACGACGAGCGCGTCGCGTGCTGGAAGAAGGTGGCATCTGCTAGCCGCAGGGTCGCCGATGAATTCATGGAAGCGGGTGGGAACGGCAAAATACGCGATCTCGTGAAGCCGATCGATTGCCGCTGA